A portion of the Cervus elaphus chromosome X, mCerEla1.1, whole genome shotgun sequence genome contains these proteins:
- the RLIM gene encoding E3 ubiquitin-protein ligase RLIM translates to MESSDCNDKGSGDQSAAQRRSQMDRLDREEAFYQFVNNLSEEDYRLMRDNNLLGTPGESTEEELLRRLQQIKEGPPPQNSDENRGGDSSDDVSNGDSIIDWLNSVRQTGNTTRSGQRGNQSWRAVSRTNPNSGDFRFSLEINVNRNNGSQNPENENEPSTRRSSGESMDNNSQRQVENPRSESTSARPPRSERNSAEALTGEAPPTRGQRRARSRSPDHRRTRARAERSRSPLHPMSEIPRRSHHSISSQTFEHPLVNETEGSSRTRHHVTLRQQISGPDLLTRGLFAASGTRNASQGAGSSDTTGNGESTGSGQRPPTIVLDLQVRRVRPGEYRQRDSIASRTRSRSQTPNNTVTYESERGGFRRTFSRSERAGVRTYVSTIRIPIRRILNTGLSETTSVAIQTMLRQIMTGFGELSYFMYSDSDSEPSGSVSSRNMERSESRNGRGGSGGSSSSGSSSSSSPSSSSNGESSENSSEVFEGSNEGSSSSGSSGARREGRHRAPVTFDESGSLPFLSLAQFFLLNEDDDDQPRGLTKEQIDNLAMRSFGENDALKTCSVCITEYTEGNKLRKLPCSHEYHVHCIDRWLSENSTCPICRRAVLASGNRESVV, encoded by the exons ATGGAAAGCTCAGATTGTAACGATAAAGGAAGTGGTGATCAGTCTGCAGCACAGCGCAGAAGTCAGATGGACCGATTGGATCGGGAAGAAGCTTTCTATCAATTTGTAAATAACCTCAGTGAAGAAGATTATAGGCTTATGAGGGATAACAATTTGCTAGGCACCCCAG GTGAAAGTACTGAGGAAGAGTTGCTGAGGAGACTACAACAAATTAAAGAGGGCCCACCACCACAAAACTCAGATGAAAATAGAG GTGGAGACTCTTCAGATGATGTATCTAATGGTGACTCTATAATAGACTGGCTTAACTCAGTCAGACAAACTGGAAATACAACAAGAAGTGGGCAAAGAGGAAACCAATCTTGGAGAGCAGTGAGCCGGACTAATCCAAACAGTGGTGATTTCAGATTCAGTTTAGAGATCAATGTTAACCGTAATAATGGGAGCCAAAATCCAGAGAATGAAAATGAACCATCTACAAGACGTTCTAGTGGAGAAAGTATGGACAACAACAGCCAAAGACAAGTGGAAAATCCACGATCTGAATCAACATCTGCAAGGCCACCCAGATCAGAACGAAATTCGGCTGAAGCATTAACAGGAGAAGCCCCACCTACCAGAGGTCAGAGAAGGGCAAGAAGTAGGAGCCCAGACCATCGGAGAACCCGAGCAAGAGCTGAAAGAAGTAGATCACCTCTACATCCAATGAGTGAAATTCCACGAAGATCTCATCATAGTATCTCATCTCAGACTTTTGAGCATCCTTTGGTAAATGAGACTGAAGGAAGTTCTAGAACCCGGCACCACGTGACATTAAGACAGCAAATAAGTGGACCTGACTTACTAACTAGAGGTCTTTTTGCAGCTTCTGGAACAAGAAATGCTTCACAAGGAGCAGGATCTTCAGACACAACTGGCAATGGTGAATCTACAGGATCAGGCCAGAGACCTCCAACCATAGTCCTTGATCTTCAAGTAAGAAGAGTTCGTCCTGGAGAATATCGGCAGAGAGATAGCATAGCTAGCAGAACTCGGTCAAGGTCTCAGACGCCAAACAACACCGTCACTtatgaaagtgaacgaggaggTTTTAGGCGTACATTTTCACGTTCTGAGCGAGCAGGTGTGAGAACCTATGTCAGTACCATCAGAATTCCAATTCGTAGAATCTTAAATACTGGTTTAAGTGAGACTACATCTGTTGCAATTCAGACCATGTTAAGGCAGATAATGACAGGTTTTGGTGAGTTAAGCTACTTTATGTACAGTGATAGTGATTCAGAGCCTAGTGGCTCAGTCTCTAGTCGAAATATGGAAAGGTCAGAGTCACGGAATGGAAGAGGGGGTTCTGGTGGTAGTAGCAGTTCTGGTTCAAGTTCCAGTTCGAGTCCTAGTTCCAGTTCCAATGGCGAAAGTTCAGAGAATAGCTCAGAGGTATTTGAAGGCAGTAATGAAGGAAGCTCATCATCAGGCTCATCAGGTGCCAGGCGAGAGGGTCGACACAGGGCCCCAGTAACATTTGATGAAAGTGGCTCTCTGCCCTTCCTTAGTCTCGCTCAGTTTTTCCTCTTAAATGAGGATgatgatgaccaacctagaggaCTCACCAAAGAACAGATTGACAACTTGGCAATGAGAAGTTTTGGTGAAAATGATGCATTAAAAACCTGTAGTGTTTGCAttacagaatacacagaaggcaACAAACTTCGTAAACTACCTTGTTCCCATGAGTACCATGTCCACTGCATCGATCGCTGGTTATCTGAAAATTCAACTTGTCCTATTTGTCGCAGAGCAGTCTTAGCTTCTGGTAACAGAGAAAGTGTTGTGTGA